The Corvus moneduloides isolate bCorMon1 chromosome 28, bCorMon1.pri, whole genome shotgun sequence genome contains a region encoding:
- the NR2C2AP gene encoding nuclear receptor 2C2-associated protein isoform X2: MPAEPLVCARTATRVSSVLNRDVKQFGKQHLFDGSEETCWNSDQPVKVSQLHIQFQGGFSSRLCTLEGCRTGEELVKISELYPQDSHALQRFQVEETVLDKLRITFGSSTDFFGRIVVYHLGVLGERL, from the exons ATGCCCGCGGAGCCCCTGGTCTGTGCCCGCACGGCCACGCG GGTGAGCTCCGTGCTGAACCGGGACGTGAAGCAGTTTGGGAAGCAGCACCTGTTCGATGGCAGCGAGGAGACCTGCTGGAACTCGGACCAG CCCGTCAAGGTCTCGCAGCTCCACATCCAGTTCCAGGGGGGATTTTCCAGCCGGCTGTGCACGCTGGAAG gctgcaggactGGTGAGGAACTGGTGAAAATATCCGAGCTGTACCCCCAGGACAGCCATGCCCTGCAA AGATTCCAGGTGGAGGAGACGGTGCTGGATAAGCTGAGGATCACCTTTGGGAGCAGCACGGATTTCTTCGGGAGGATCGTGGTTTAtcacctgggggtgctgggggagagGCTCTag
- the NR2C2AP gene encoding nuclear receptor 2C2-associated protein isoform X1, with product MPAEPLVCARTATRVSSVLNRDVKQFGKQHLFDGSEETCWNSDQGTSQWVTLDFPQPVKVSQLHIQFQGGFSSRLCTLEGCRTGEELVKISELYPQDSHALQRFQVEETVLDKLRITFGSSTDFFGRIVVYHLGVLGERL from the exons ATGCCCGCGGAGCCCCTGGTCTGTGCCCGCACGGCCACGCG GGTGAGCTCCGTGCTGAACCGGGACGTGAAGCAGTTTGGGAAGCAGCACCTGTTCGATGGCAGCGAGGAGACCTGCTGGAACTCGGACCAG GGCACGTCCCAGTGGGTCACCCTGGATTTCCCCCAGCCCGTCAAGGTCTCGCAGCTCCACATCCAGTTCCAGGGGGGATTTTCCAGCCGGCTGTGCACGCTGGAAG gctgcaggactGGTGAGGAACTGGTGAAAATATCCGAGCTGTACCCCCAGGACAGCCATGCCCTGCAA AGATTCCAGGTGGAGGAGACGGTGCTGGATAAGCTGAGGATCACCTTTGGGAGCAGCACGGATTTCTTCGGGAGGATCGTGGTTTAtcacctgggggtgctgggggagagGCTCTag
- the RFXANK gene encoding DNA-binding protein RFXANK — protein sequence MSLFFPLFPTHPCAGKVKEQAEVSGSPPWSTGPPGIGWKKGESREKAAEELAATGDTGDSGVPSACPQQDRDVALPECGDGGAETLRNSSAASMDSQSSSEPPALDAFPLKHSNTLTNRQRGNEVSALPATLDTLSIHQLAAQGELIQLKEHLRKGENLVNKPDERGFTPLIWAAAFGEIETVRHLLEWGADPHALAKERESALALASMGGYTDIVTMLLDRDVDINTYDWNGGTPLLYAVRGNHVKCVETLLARGADLTEEADSGYTPMDLAVALGHKKVQQVIENHILKLFQNKKKKK from the exons ATGtccctgtttttcccccttttcccaacCCATCCTTGTGCCGGGAAGGTGAAGGAGCAGGCGGAGGTGTCGGGAAGCCCCCCTTGGAGCACGGGACCCCCCGGAATTGGGTGGAAAAAGGGCgaaagcagggaaaaggcagcGGAGGAGCTGGCGGCCaccggggacacgggggacagcggggtccCCTCGGCGTGTCCCCAGCAGGATCGGGACGTGGCACTCCCGGAATGCGGGGACG GTGGAGCCGAGACCCTGCGGAATTCCTCGGCTGCTTCCATggattcccagagcagcagcgaGCCCCCGGCTCTGGATG CTTTCCCCCTGAAGCACTCCAACACCCTGACCAACAGACAGCGAGGCAACGAGGTCTCCGCGCTGCCGGCCACGCTGGACA CGCTGTCCATCCACCAGCTCGCTGCCCAAGGGGAGCTCATCCAGCTGAAGGAACACCTGAGGAAAG GTGAGAATTTGGTGAACAAACCTGACGAGAGAGGCTTCACCCCCCTGATCTGGGCCGCAGCTTTCGGGGAAATCGAGACCGTCCGGCACCTCCTGGAATGG ggcgcCGATCCCCACGCGCTGGCCAAGGAGCGGGAGAGCGCCCTGGCCCTGGCCAGCATGGGCGGCTACACCGACATCGTCACCATGCTGCTGGACAGGGACGTGGACATCAACACCTACGACTGG aACGGGGGCACCCCCCTGCTCTACGCCGTGCGCGGGAACCACGTCAAGTGCGTGGAGACCCTCCTGG CTCGTGGCGCTGACCTGACGGAGGAGGCGGATTCGGGATACACCCCCATGGACCTGGCGGTGGCCTTGGGACACAAGAAAG tcCAACAGGTGATCGAGAACCACATCCTGAAGCTGTTccagaacaagaagaagaagaagtga